The following are from one region of the Polyangiaceae bacterium genome:
- a CDS encoding polysaccharide deacetylase family protein, protein MSSLLRRLLADAPVTSSRSVAADALPGAKLPADSMPPSRILLVVATLGGIALMVRSVWGEPIPLEYAIAAFIAYTALATAGVLFPQLEMFGDVLWRGEADQGVVLTFDDGPHPEHTPRILDILEENNVRATFFLVGRKVRLHPEVVKQIVERGHGIGLHGYQHDRLFSWKTPKYVEEDIARTQKAIEEACGQRPTLFRPPIGHVSTRTAAGAKKAGVTLVAWSAKGRDGLKNADPDKVLERLQAGLKPGAILLLHDAAERDDFTPVAIEVLPKLLQAIKAQELPIVPLESFLEEVKAPA, encoded by the coding sequence ATGAGCTCGCTGCTGAGACGCCTGCTCGCCGACGCGCCCGTCACTAGCTCGCGAAGTGTGGCCGCCGATGCGTTGCCTGGCGCTAAGCTCCCGGCTGACTCCATGCCGCCTTCCCGCATCCTGCTCGTCGTGGCCACCTTGGGTGGTATCGCGCTGATGGTGCGCTCTGTTTGGGGGGAGCCGATTCCCCTCGAGTACGCCATTGCGGCTTTCATCGCGTACACGGCCCTGGCGACCGCAGGTGTGTTGTTTCCGCAGCTCGAGATGTTCGGTGATGTCCTGTGGCGAGGTGAGGCGGATCAAGGTGTCGTGCTCACCTTCGACGACGGCCCGCACCCTGAGCACACCCCGAGGATCTTGGATATCCTCGAGGAAAATAACGTCCGCGCGACGTTCTTCCTCGTGGGGCGCAAGGTGCGGCTACACCCGGAGGTGGTGAAGCAAATCGTAGAGCGTGGTCACGGCATTGGCCTCCACGGCTATCAGCACGATCGGCTCTTCTCTTGGAAGACGCCAAAGTACGTCGAGGAAGACATCGCCCGCACTCAGAAGGCGATTGAAGAAGCCTGCGGGCAGCGCCCAACGCTGTTTCGGCCTCCCATTGGTCATGTGTCGACGCGCACCGCTGCGGGTGCGAAGAAGGCGGGAGTGACCCTGGTCGCTTGGAGCGCGAAGGGCCGAGACGGCCTGAAGAACGCCGACCCCGACAAAGTCCTCGAACGCTTGCAGGCGGGCCTGAAGCCTGGCGCCATCCTGCTCCTCCACGACGCCGCGGAGCGTGACGACTTCACTCCGGTCGCGATCGAAGTGCTACCGAAGCTGCTCCAAGCGATCAAGGCGCAAGAGCTGCCCATCGTACCCTTGGAGAGTTTCCTCGAGGAAGTAAAGGCGCCTGCTTAG